Within the Devosia lucknowensis genome, the region TCGGCATTGCGAATGGTGAGCGTCTCGGCGTGGGCTATGCGGGCGTAGGCCGGCCACGACGTGATGGCGATGGCGATGATGGCATTGTTGATACCTGGCCCAAGCGCCGCGACGAAGGCCAGCGCCAGGATCAGCTTGGGCAGCGACAGGAAGATATCGGTGATGCCCATGAGAATGCGATCGACCCAGCCGCCGAAATAGCCCGCGATCGCGCCGACCAGGAGCCCGAGGGGAGCCGAAATGAGGGCCACCAGGCCGACGATGGTCAGTGTGATCTGCGAACCCCATACGACGCGGGAGAAAATGTCCCGTCCCAGTTCATCTGTCCCCATCCAGTATTCAGACGAGGGCGGCAAGAGGCGGGCGGACAGGTTTTGCCCGGTGGGCGAATAGGGTGCGATCCAGGGCGCGAACACCGCCGTGAAAATCAGCACGAGGATGATCACGCCGCCCAGCACGGACAACGGATTACGCAGCAGTGCGGTGAACACGCGATAGGCGCGGCCGGCATTGGCCTGCATGCGGGACGTGGGGCTGTCGGCAAGAAGCCAGTCGCGGGTGCTCATCAGCGGGCCCTCGGGTCGAGGACGCGATACAGCACGTCCGAAACTTTGTTGATGACGATGAACACGGCGCCGATCACCAGCGTCGAGCCGAGCACGGCGTTCATGTCGGCATTGAGAAGCGCGGTCGTCAGGTAGTTGCCGATGCCCGGCCAGGAAAACACGGTCTCGATCATCACCGAGCCTTCCAGCAGCCCGGCGTAGGAAAGCCCGATGACTGTTATCAGCGGCACGCGAATTGGCTTGAAAGCATGACGCCAGATGACCACGCGCTCAGGCACACCCTTGACGCGGGCGGTGGTGACGAATTCCTGGCTCAGCTGGTCGAGCATGAACGAGCGCGTCATGCGGGCGATATAGGCGAGGCTGAAGAAGCCGAGCACGGAAGCGGGCAGAATGATGTGGCTGACGGCGTTCCAGAAAATGTCGATCTCGCCCCTGATCAGCGAGTCGATGAGGATCATTCCGGTGACGGGCTGAACGAGCCCATCGTAGAAAATGTCCAGTCGGCCTGGTCCGCCGACCCAGCGCAGGCGGGCGTAAAACACCGCGAGACCGACAAGGCCCAGCCAGAAGGCGGGAACCGAATAGCCGAGCAGCCCGACGACGCGAATGGCCTGATCCAGCCAACTGCCCTGCCGCGCCGCTGCCGTGACGCCGAGGGGAACCCCGAGCGCAATGCCGATCAGGATGCCCAGCGTCGCCATTTCGAACGTGGCGGGGAAGAAGCGGCTGAGATCGTCGATGACGGCGCGGCCGGTGGAGACCGAGCGTCCAAGGTCGCCGGTGAGCACGTTGCCAACGTAAGAAATGAACTGCTGCCACAGCGGGCGATCGAGCCCCATGGCAATCTTGGCCGCGTCATACTGCGCCTGCGTGGCGCGATCGCCGACCACCGAGAGGACCGGATCGATGGGAATGACCCGGCCGATGAAGAAGGTGATGGCAAGCAGGCCCAGAAAGGTGAGGAAAAGCGTCAGCACGAAGCCGCCAACCGTCAAGACATTCCGGCGCAGGCGCTTGTTGCGCGCGCTGGTCGGAGCCTCTGTGGGGGCTATTTGCTGATCTATCGCCACGCCAAAATCCTCTTGCGAAAACAGCGGTCTAGCAGCGTCGGACGGGTCCGTCGCAGTTTTGCAGAGGCTGCATATTTCGCTTTCACCATATAGAAGATTTTGCTTATATCAAAAAAATTTTGGTGGAGGCGCGCTTGGCGGAAGCATTGGCAAGTCGGGAATCTGGGCACCCAAAAGTGGGTGCGTTGATCCGTGCGCGCCGTCGCCAGCAGCAACTCACGCTGGTCGAACTAGGGGAAGCGGCGCACGTTTCAGTCGGCTATCTCAGCCAGGTCGAGCGCGATCACGCGACGCCTTCGCTGGGCACGCTGGCGCAGATCGCGCGGGCGCTCGGCGTGTCGATCGACTATTTCGTCGCCGCTCCCGCCACGCATAACGCATTGACCCGGGATGGAGAGCGCAACCGCTTTTCTCTCGATGGCTCCTCGATTGTCTATGAACGTATCGGCGCCGACTTTCCGGGCAACCAGCTGTCGAGCTTTCTCATGACCGTGCCGCCGGGCTACCGCTCGGAGACGGTGTCGCATGAAGGCGAAGAAATCCTCTATGTGCTCGAAGGCGCAATCACCCAGCGCCTCGATGGCGAGGACATGCTGATGCGCGCCGGCGACAGCCTGCACTTCCGCGGCAATCGCCCGCATTCGTGGTCCAACCATACCGATCAACCCGCGCGCCTGCTGTGGACGGGCACGCTGGCACTCTTTCGCTCGACGGCGCGGCCACGGCCCGCCCTTGCGAGGCCCAAAGCCGGTGCCGAAAAACCGGCCCGGAAAAAAGTCACCCCAAAGGAGAAACGACCATGAAGCTCTTCCGCGCTGCCCTTCTGGCATCCGCGCTGTCCCTGCCGCTCGCAGCGGGCGCCGCTTATGCCGCAACACCCGCCGATGCGCTCGTCATCGCGCAGAACATCGACGACATCGTCGCGCTCGATCCGGCGCAGGCCTATGAATTCTCGGCCGGTGAAATCAACGCCAACCTCTACGACAAGCTGGTGCAGTACGACGCCGAGGACACCACTGTCCTCGCGCCGGGCCTCGCCAGCGAATGGACCGCTGATGAAGCGGCCAAGTCGCTCACCTTCACCATGCGCGATGGCGCAACCTTCGCCTCCGGCAATCCGGTGCGCGCCGAAGACGTGAAGTTTTCGTTCAAGCGCGTCGTGACGCTTGACCTGACCCCGGCATTCATCCTGACCCAGCTCGGCTGGACCCCGGAAAACATCGACGAGATGGTCACCGTCGACGGCAACACCGTTACCGTGAAGTGGACCGGTGATTTCGCTTCTGCCTTCGTGCTCAACGTGCTGGCAGCGCGTCCCGGCGCCATCGTCGACGAAGTGCTCGTGATGCAGAACGAAGTCGACGGCGACATGGGCAATGCCTGGCTCAACACCAATTCGGCTGGCTCCGGCCCCTATGTGCTGACCGACTACCGCCCGGCCGAACTCGTTCGCCTGACCGCCAACGAGACTTACTGGAACGGTGCGCCGGCGATGAAGCAGGTGCTGATCCGCCATGTCGCGGAAGCCGCCACCCAGCAGCTGCTGTTGACCTCGGGCGACGTGGACCTCGCCAAGAACCTAACGCCCGACCAGATTTCGGGCCTCGGCGATGGCGTCAAGGTCGAGACCTATCCGCAAGCCGCGGTGCACTTCCTCTCGTTCAACCAGAAGACTGAAAGCCTGACCCCGCCGGCCGTCTGGGAAGCCGCGCGCTACCTCGTCGACTATGACGGGATGACCGAGACTTTCCTCAAGGGCCAGATGGAAAAGCACCAGGCCTTCTGGCCCAAGGGTTTCCCCGGCTCCTACGACGAGACCCCGTTCACCTATGATGTTGAAAAGGCCAAGCAGATCCTGGCCGATGCCGGCGTCGAGACGCCGATCAACGTCACGCTCGACGTGATCAATTCGGCTCCGTTCACCGATATCGCCCAGTCGCTGCAGGCCGGATTCTCCGAAGCCGGCATCAACTTCGAAATCCTGCCCGGTACCGGCGCCCAGGTCATCACGAAGTATCGCGAACGCACGCACCAGGCCATGTTGCTCTATTGGGGTCCGGACTTCATGGATCCGCATTCCAACGCCAAGGCCTTCGCCTACAATTCCAACAATGCGGACGACAACTACACCGCCACCACCACCTGGCGGAATGCGTGGGCCGTGCCGCAGGAAATGAACGACGAAGTCAATGCTGCGCTGGCCGAAGCCGACCAGACCGTCCGCAATGAGATGTATGTCGACCTGCAGAAGAAGGTTCAGGCCGAAAGCCCGATCGTCATCATGTTCCAGGCCGCGCTGCAGATCGCCATGGCCGATAATGTCGAAGGCTACGTGAACGGGTCCAACTCGGACTTCGTCTACTACCGCCTGGTCACCAAGAACTAAGACATGCCTGATGCGGCGGCCCTGCACCGGGCCGCCGTTTTTCTTTTTCGAGGAAAGCCAATGAATCCGATCCTGACCGCGCGCATGGAAAAGCTGCGGGCCCGCATGGCCGAGACTGCAACCGATCTGGTGGTCATCGGCCCCTCGAGCCATATGCGCTATCTCGCCGATCTGTCGCCGCACGGGGACGAGCGGCCCGTGCTGCTGATGATCAGCAAGGACTATGCGGGCTTCCTGATGCCCGTGCTCAATGTGGATAGCTCACGCCAGCATACCGATCTGCCATTCTTTCCATGGGCCGACGCCGACGGTCCCGACGCAGCGCTGCGGCAGCTGCTCGATGCGACCGGCGTGTCTCCTGTCAGCCCTTCGATCGTCCTCGATGAAACGATGCGGGCCGACTTCGCGCTGCTCGTTCTCGACGCCTTGCCCGGCGCCAAGCGCCGCTTCACCGGCGACACCGTGAGCTATCTGCGATCCCGGAAGGACGCCGCCGAATATGACCTGCTCAAGGCGTCGCACCTGCTCAACGACGGCGCTATGGCTGCGGGCTTCGCCGCGCTCAGAGCCGGTATCACCGAGCTCGAAGTGGCCGAAGTGATCGGCAATTTCTATAAGGCCAATGGCGCGACAACCCAATTCATCTCGGTCTGCTTCGGGCCCAATGGTGCGTTCCCGCATCACCACACCGGTCATACACAGCTCAAAGACGGCGACGCCGTGCTGATCGACATTGGCGGTCGCATCGGCGGCTATCCGTCTGACATGACCCGCGTCGGCTATTTCGGCAGCAAGCCCGAAGGGTTCGACGAGATCCATTCGGTCCTCGACCGCGCGGTGGAAGCGGCCATCAAGGCTTCCGTGGCTGGCGCCGTCGCCAGCGAGGTCGACAGGGCGGCGCGCGATATCATCACAGACGCGGGCTATGGCGATTATTTCCTTCATCGCACCGGGCATGGCCTTGGCATCGATGTGCACGAGGCGCCCTACATCACGAGCACCAGCCAAACCGTGCTCGAAGAAGGCATGGTCTTTTCCATCGAGCCGGGCATCTACCTGCCGGGACGTTTCGGCCAGCGGCTCGAGGAAATCGTCATCATCCGCAACGGGAAGGCAGAAGTCTTCTCGGAAATGCCCCGCGCCGCCGTCGCCCGATAAAAGGGTGACATGGTGAAGTCAGAGGCCCGCTTCCGAAAGGACGCGGGCCTCATGTCTTGCAGGGCTTGACGTTTGTAAACCGAATGGTATTATATGTATAAGTTAAATAACGGCGGCGGAACATGCCCGATACCCTCAGCACAACCCTGGCGGCGCTCGCGGATCCGACGCGTCGTGCCATTCTCGCCCGACTCAGCATGGGGGAGGCTAGCGTCAACGAACTAGCCGAGCCCTTCGACATGACGCTGGCTGCCGTATCCAAACATATCAAGGTCCTGGAAGCGGCGGGTCTGGTGACGCGGGGGCGGCAGGCCCAGTTCCGGCCGTGCAAACTGGATGCCGCGCCGATGGGCGAGGTTGCCACCTATATCGAGACCTATCGCGGCTTCTGGGAGGGGAACCTCGATCGGCTCGGCGACTATCTCAAGACTCTCCAAACGCCTCGATCCGACACGAAAAACTGAGGAGACCGACGATGAACGATCAGAGCTTTCCGAACCCCTTCAAGACCGAATTGCCCGCCGACGCGCCGTTGATCATCATGTCGCGCACCTTCGATGCGCCCCTCGCGCTCGTGTGGACAGTGTGGACCGAGGCCGAGCACATGGCCCGGTGGTGGGGACCGCACGACAGCAATCGCGTGGTGCAATTGGACGTGAGGACAGGTGGCAAGTGGCGCGTGGTTTCGACCATGCCCGATGGGTCGGAGGTCACATTCTTCGGCACTTACCTGGCCGTCGAGCCGAAAGCACTGATCCGCAACACGTTTGTCGTCGAAGGCATGTTCGAAGAGGATGCACGCTACTACGAGGAGCATCATTTCGAAGAGCGCGATGGCAGGACCCACTATCGCTCGGTCTCGAACTACCCCGACTTCGAGATGCGCAACGCCACGGTCGATACCGGCATGGAATGGGGTGCGAATGCCTCGATGGTGAAGTTCGATGCCATTCTCGAGCGGCTCAAGTCAGGCTCTTGACCTTGCCATATGGCAATCCCGCATGCAGGGGCATCCACAGGAGCCTCTTCATGTACAAGACCCTTGTTGCCGTCGCATTCATATCCCTGACCGTGCCAGTTCTGGCACAGGACCATTCTGGCCATGGCGTTGCAGCGTCCGGCGAAAGTGCCGCCACGATCGGCTATCGTGATGCGAACGCGAAGATGCATGCCGATATGGACATTGCCTTCACTGGAAATGCCGATGCCGATTTCATCCGTGGGATGATCCCCCATCATCAGGGCGCAATCGACATGGCTCGGGTCGTCATCGAACACGGAACGGATCCAGAAGTCCGCAAGCTGGCCGAAGACGTGATTGCCGCGCAGGAGGCCGAAATCGCCTGGATGCAAGACTGGCTATCGAAAAACGGTTACTAGCCCAGAGACGCCGCCCGCGTCTGACTAGCCGCGTTCAGGACGCATCACCGAGTTGCGCACGATCAGTTCGCTGCGCAGAAGCACTTCGAGCGATTTCGGCTTGTCTCCGGCCAGCAACGTCAACAGCAATTCCATTGCAGCCTCGCCCATCCGGTGGCGAGGCTGTTTCATTGTGGTCAAGGACGGTGTCAGGAAGCTCGCAAAGGAGATGTCGTCAAAGCCCATGATGGAAAACTGTCTGGGCAGGTCGTAGCGGCGGGCATTGAGGGCGATCATCACCCCCATGGCGGTCGCATCGTTCACGCAGAAGAAGGCGGTCGGCAACGCGTCTCGGACGAACATCAGCTCTGCAGCCGCGCGCCCGCTCTCCGTCGTGCCCTCGCCGTCGATCACCAGCCGCGGATCGACCGCAATTCCGGCGCCGGCAAGGGCCGCCCGGTAACCCTGCTCGCGAAGACGGGCAATCTCGCGGTTCGGCGCGCGGCCAACGAAGGCAATGCGCCGATGGCCCTGTGACACCAGATGCTCGGTGGCGACACGCGCGCCTTCAAAGTTGTCCACGCCAACGAAGGGAACATCACTGCCGATGACCGGCTCGTTGACTGCAACCATGGGCGGCAGGCGCGCTTCGTCCGGGCTTTGTCCCAAGCCGTAGGGTAGGTGGCCCGTGAACAGGATCAGACCATCCGCCTGGTTGGAGCTGATGAAACGCAGATAGTCCGTTTCCCGGCTGGGATCGTTCTGCGTATTCCCGATCAGCAACCCGTATCCGCGCTTGCTCGCCTCGGTTTCGAGGCCGACCAGGATATTGGAGAAATTGGGGTCGCCGACATCCGGGGCGAGAATCAGGATCATGTTGCTGCGGCGCATCCGCAGCGAACGGGCCATGGCATTGGTCGTGTAGCCCGTGCGGGCAATGGCATCGGTGACCCGCCTTCGAGTCGCGTCGGCGACCTTTGTCGGCTCGTTGATGGCCCGGCTCACCGTGGCAATGGAGACGCCGGCCATAGCCGCGACGTCTTCAATAGTGGCCAGCTTATGCTGCTGCACGTGGGTTGCTCCGCCCGACTACCGGCCGTTGAAAGCCGATATCCCCTTTGCCCTTAGCAGATGGCTGGTGGTTAGCCAGCGACATCCACAGGCTTCTCCTCATTGCCAACACTGTAAACCTTTACATCATTCATGAAAACCTTTACATCATCGGTTGAGTGCAGAGTTTCGCGACAAGCGAACCGCGCTTTGGGGGAGGGTTCTGGCATGGTCGAAGCACAGGCGAAGAGTGCGCAGCCGATTCTTTCGGCCAACCGCATCTCCAAGTCCTTCGGCGAAATTCCGGTGCTCTTCAGCATCGACTACGACATCGCTCCGGGCGAGGTTCACGCCATCATTGGCGAGAACGGTGCGGGCAAGTCGACGCTAATCAAGATCCTGTCCGGCATCGAACAGCCCACATCGGGCTCGATCACCTACGATGGCCAGACTGTCGTGTTGCCGCCCGATGGCAAGGCCGAGTCCATGGGAATCGTCCTGATCCACCAGGAGCTCAACCTGGCCGAACATCTTACCGTGGCTGACAGCATTTTCCTCGGGCGCGAACTCCGTCGCGGCCCGCTGCTTGATGTGCGCGAGATGCGTCGGCGAGCGGCCGAAGTCATGGAAATGCTCCATGTCCATGTCGACCCCGATGCCCGTATTTCCAGCCTGTCGGTTGCAGACAAGCAGATGGTGGAAATCGCCAAGGCCATCAGCCGCGACGCCCGGGTTCTGATCATGGATGAGCCGACCGCGGTTCTGTCGGTAGGCGAAACGCAGACCCTGTTCGAACAGATCAGGCGGCTGACCGCACGCGGCGTCGCGGTGGTTTTCATTTCCCACAAGCTCGACGAAATCATGGAGCTGGCCAACCGCGTCACCGTGCTGCGCGACGGCCAGTTGATCGCAACGGTCGGAACGGAGTCGCTGACGCCCGACTCGATCGCCCAGATGATGGTTGGTCGCGAGTTGTCCAACCTGTACCCGCCCAAGCACGAACCCGACGTTGATGCGCCAGTGGTGCTCAGCGTTCGGGGGCTTGAGACAAAATCGGTCGCCAATGTGTCGTTCGATCTGAGGCGAGGCGAAATTCTGGGGTTTGCGGGCCTCATCGGATCGGGTCGCACCGCAGTCGCGGAGGCCGTTGTGGGTCTGACGCACAAGACTGGCGGCGAAGTCTCTCTCAACGGTCAGATCGTCAATTTCACGCGTGTCGCCCAATCGGTCGATGCGGGCGTCGCCTATATGACCAAGGATCGCAAGGGCAAGGGACTGCTGCTCAATATGGGTTTGCGGCCCAATCTAACGCTGCTCACACTGGCCAAGCACCTGCGCGCCGGCTTTCTCGACACATCGAGCGAGGATCGGGCCCTCGAGCGCGCGACGCGCCGCTTCGATATCCGCGCGCGTGATGCCTCGGTGGCCGCCGGTCGCCTGTCGGGTGGCAACCAGCAGAAGCTGATGCTGGGCAAGACCATGGAAAGCGAGCCGGACATCATCATCATGGATGAGCCGACCCGCGGCATCGACGTCGGCACCAAGCAGCAGATCTATCACATCATTGCGGCGCTTGCCGCCGAAGGCAAAGCCGTCATCGTCATTTCCTCCGAACTGCAGGAAGTGATTGGCCTCTCGCACCGTGTCGTCGTGATGCGATCAGGTCGTATCGCAGGCGTGCTCGAAGGCGCCGAGATTACCGAAGAAGAAATCATGCGGTACGCCGCGGGCATCAAGCAGAGTGGACACGATGAGCGTATCAGCGCCTGAAATTCCGGCCAAGACGAGGACTGGCTTCAAGTGGGACCTCAAGACCGTAGGTCCGCTGGCGGCGTTGGCCCTGCTCGTGCTGCTGGGCATCACGCTCAATGAGAATTTCCTCACCTATAACAACATCACCAACGTCCTGGCGCGCTCGAGCTTCATCGGCATCATCGCCATTGGCGCAACGTTCGTTATCACCTCGGGCGGGCTCGACCTTTCCGTAGGTTCCATGGCTGCGGTGATCGCCGGTGTCATGATCATGGTGATGAACTGGCTGATCCCGACTTTCGGAATCGGCTGGGGCGTGATCCTTGCCGGCATGGCCGCCGGCATTCTTCTGGGTGGCGTGGCCGGCGTCGGCAACGGTTTGATGATCACCCGCGGGCGCATAGAGGCGTTTATCGTGACCCTCGGCACCATGGGCATCTTCCGCTCGCTCGTGACTTTCCTTGCCGATGGCGGCACGTTGTCGCTGAATTTCCAGGTCGCCGACGTCTATCGTCCAGTCTACTATAACGGCCTTCTGGGCATTCCCTATCCGATCCTGGTCTTCGCCCTCGTGGCCATCGGCGGCGAAATTGTCATGCGCCGGACTGCTTTCGGTCGCCACTGCGCCGCGATCGGCTCGAACGAGCAGGTCGCACGCTATTCATCGATCAATGTCGATAACGTCCGCCTGATCACCTACATCCTGCAGGGCATTCTCGTTGCGGTTGCCGTGCTGCTCTACGTGCCCCGCCTCGGATCGGCTTCGAGCACGACAGGGGTGCTGTGGGAGCTGGAGGCCATCGCGGCAGTGATCATCGGCGGCACCACGTTAAAGGGCGGTTACGGCCGGATCTGGGGCACCGTGGTCGGCGTCATCATTCTCGGTCTCATCGGCAATATTCTGAACCTGCAGAGCTTCATCAGCCCGTATCTGAACGGAGCTTTCCAGGGTGTGATCATCATCCTCGCCGTTCTGCTGCAGCGCCCCCGGCGCGCCAGCTAGGGAAGGTTTTGATCGTCAACGAGTTTTACATCGCCCGACAAAGGGCATTTTGGGAGGACTGCAAATGAAATTGGCTAAAACTCTGCTGGCATCGGCGGTGATCGCCACTGGCCTGGGCGGCGTTGCTCACGCACAGGACGACAAGATCACCATCGGCGTGTCGGTTCCGGCCGCTACCCACGGTTGGACTGGTGGCGTCAACTACTTCGCCCAGCAGGCCATCGATCGTCTCAGCGAGACCTATCCGAACGTCGAGTTCGTTTTTGCCTCGTCGCCGGACTCGCCCAAGCAGATCGCCGACATCGAAGACATGGTCTCCACCCGCGGCATCGACGCCCTCGTCATCCTGCCGGGTGACCCGGATGCGATGACCTCGGCCATCAAGCAGGTCAAGGATGCCGGCAAGTTCGTGACCGTGGTCGATCGTCAGCTGTCCATCGATGGCGTCGAGAACCTCTACGTCGCCGGTGACAATCCGGGTCTGGGCGTCAACGCTGCCGAATACATCAAGTCGGCTCTGCCCGATGGCGGCAACATCGTGATCCTGCGCGGCCTGCCGATCCCGATCGATCAGCAGCGCTTCGACGGCTTCATGGGCGCCATCGAAGGCTCCAACATCATGGTGCTGGAAAACGAATTCGCCAACTGGAACCGCGATGACGGCTTCCGCGTGATGCAGGACTTCCTGACCCGCTTCCCGGATATCAAGGCTGTCTGGACCCAGGACGATGACATCTCGATCGGTGCGATCGAGGCCATCAAGCAGGCTGGCCGCGAAGACGAAATGTTCATCGTCGGCGGCGCCGGCATGCAGCAGATCATCCAGGCCGTCGCCAATGGCGACAAGCTGACACCGGTTGATGTGAGCTATAGCCCGGCCATGATCGCCACCGCCATCGAACTGACGACGTCGCACTTCACCGGCGGCATCCAGGTGGCCGGTCGTTATATCCTCGACTCGACCCTGATCACTCAGGACAATGCCGAGCAGTTCCTGGACGCTGAAAGCCCGTTCTGACCCATCCTCCAAGGGCAAACCGCGCCGCTGGCGCGGTTTGTGGACGGGCGCCGTTCGGACCATGCCTGCCGGTACGCGTCACAAGGGGCCAATCGCGCTAATGCGCGATTGGAGACGGACTACGGGCAGGCTGTGAAAACGGCGATCTGAACGGACAGAAAGGGGCGACTGGCCATGCTGGTCGCCCCTTTTTCGTTTTTTGGCAGTACCTTGAGCAGTCGTGAGGCTGACACGAGAATCCCGCTATGTGTCGGCCGAGTTCCGGACGATGCCCGCCGTCCTTGGCGTCGCGGGAGCTCACCAGATTTGCCGTTGGGCGCAGGTGCTGCGTGTTTCTGATCGAGGTCAATGCAGCCTGCGCCTGCTGATCCAGGCCTGCCTTGGCTAAACACAACAGCTCCTTACTAGCTCTGCTGCGGCCCTTTGGGCCGAGCGGCGCCACTTCCCGCCAAGGAGAGGTGATCGGTGGCCAAGTCGGGCCGTGGGTTGCGTTGCCGGGTCAAGACCGAAGACAGCGCAGTGGGTAGTCCCCGCTGTCGACAAAATTTTGAGCGCTGACAACTTGTCGCAGGAACGACAGGCGGACTGACGCATTTCCTGTGTGAGCTCCGGGCGACGCCCGCCTAGTCTTTGGCGCCGCTGGAGCTCACCAGATTTCCCTGTCACGTTTCCGGCGTATAACCCGCCTCGCGAATGGCATCTTCGCCGCGCGCCCGGTC harbors:
- a CDS encoding ABC transporter permease, translating into MSTRDWLLADSPTSRMQANAGRAYRVFTALLRNPLSVLGGVIILVLIFTAVFAPWIAPYSPTGQNLSARLLPPSSEYWMGTDELGRDIFSRVVWGSQITLTIVGLVALISAPLGLLVGAIAGYFGGWVDRILMGITDIFLSLPKLILALAFVAALGPGINNAIIAIAITSWPAYARIAHAETLTIRNAEYISAVQLAGGGPIRVIVQHILPLCTSSMIIRVTLDMAGVILTAAGLGFIGLGAQPPLPEWGAMISRGRTFILDQWWVATMPGFAIIIVSLGFCFLGDGLRDVLDPKSEGKS
- a CDS encoding M24 family metallopeptidase; the encoded protein is MNPILTARMEKLRARMAETATDLVVIGPSSHMRYLADLSPHGDERPVLLMISKDYAGFLMPVLNVDSSRQHTDLPFFPWADADGPDAALRQLLDATGVSPVSPSIVLDETMRADFALLVLDALPGAKRRFTGDTVSYLRSRKDAAEYDLLKASHLLNDGAMAAGFAALRAGITELEVAEVIGNFYKANGATTQFISVCFGPNGAFPHHHTGHTQLKDGDAVLIDIGGRIGGYPSDMTRVGYFGSKPEGFDEIHSVLDRAVEAAIKASVAGAVASEVDRAARDIITDAGYGDYFLHRTGHGLGIDVHEAPYITSTSQTVLEEGMVFSIEPGIYLPGRFGQRLEEIVIIRNGKAEVFSEMPRAAVAR
- a CDS encoding helix-turn-helix domain-containing protein, with translation MGALIRARRRQQQLTLVELGEAAHVSVGYLSQVERDHATPSLGTLAQIARALGVSIDYFVAAPATHNALTRDGERNRFSLDGSSIVYERIGADFPGNQLSSFLMTVPPGYRSETVSHEGEEILYVLEGAITQRLDGEDMLMRAGDSLHFRGNRPHSWSNHTDQPARLLWTGTLALFRSTARPRPALARPKAGAEKPARKKVTPKEKRP
- a CDS encoding LacI family DNA-binding transcriptional regulator — translated: MQQHKLATIEDVAAMAGVSIATVSRAINEPTKVADATRRRVTDAIARTGYTTNAMARSLRMRRSNMILILAPDVGDPNFSNILVGLETEASKRGYGLLIGNTQNDPSRETDYLRFISSNQADGLILFTGHLPYGLGQSPDEARLPPMVAVNEPVIGSDVPFVGVDNFEGARVATEHLVSQGHRRIAFVGRAPNREIARLREQGYRAALAGAGIAVDPRLVIDGEGTTESGRAAAELMFVRDALPTAFFCVNDATAMGVMIALNARRYDLPRQFSIMGFDDISFASFLTPSLTTMKQPRHRMGEAAMELLLTLLAGDKPKSLEVLLRSELIVRNSVMRPERG
- a CDS encoding ABC transporter permease, which gives rise to MRRNVLTVGGFVLTLFLTFLGLLAITFFIGRVIPIDPVLSVVGDRATQAQYDAAKIAMGLDRPLWQQFISYVGNVLTGDLGRSVSTGRAVIDDLSRFFPATFEMATLGILIGIALGVPLGVTAAARQGSWLDQAIRVVGLLGYSVPAFWLGLVGLAVFYARLRWVGGPGRLDIFYDGLVQPVTGMILIDSLIRGEIDIFWNAVSHIILPASVLGFFSLAYIARMTRSFMLDQLSQEFVTTARVKGVPERVVIWRHAFKPIRVPLITVIGLSYAGLLEGSVMIETVFSWPGIGNYLTTALLNADMNAVLGSTLVIGAVFIVINKVSDVLYRVLDPRAR
- a CDS encoding SRPBCC domain-containing protein, whose protein sequence is MNDQSFPNPFKTELPADAPLIIMSRTFDAPLALVWTVWTEAEHMARWWGPHDSNRVVQLDVRTGGKWRVVSTMPDGSEVTFFGTYLAVEPKALIRNTFVVEGMFEEDARYYEEHHFEERDGRTHYRSVSNYPDFEMRNATVDTGMEWGANASMVKFDAILERLKSGS
- a CDS encoding ArsR/SmtB family transcription factor, which encodes MPDTLSTTLAALADPTRRAILARLSMGEASVNELAEPFDMTLAAVSKHIKVLEAAGLVTRGRQAQFRPCKLDAAPMGEVATYIETYRGFWEGNLDRLGDYLKTLQTPRSDTKN
- the copM gene encoding CopM family metallochaperone, encoding MYKTLVAVAFISLTVPVLAQDHSGHGVAASGESAATIGYRDANAKMHADMDIAFTGNADADFIRGMIPHHQGAIDMARVVIEHGTDPEVRKLAEDVIAAQEAEIAWMQDWLSKNGY
- a CDS encoding sugar ABC transporter ATP-binding protein — translated: MVEAQAKSAQPILSANRISKSFGEIPVLFSIDYDIAPGEVHAIIGENGAGKSTLIKILSGIEQPTSGSITYDGQTVVLPPDGKAESMGIVLIHQELNLAEHLTVADSIFLGRELRRGPLLDVREMRRRAAEVMEMLHVHVDPDARISSLSVADKQMVEIAKAISRDARVLIMDEPTAVLSVGETQTLFEQIRRLTARGVAVVFISHKLDEIMELANRVTVLRDGQLIATVGTESLTPDSIAQMMVGRELSNLYPPKHEPDVDAPVVLSVRGLETKSVANVSFDLRRGEILGFAGLIGSGRTAVAEAVVGLTHKTGGEVSLNGQIVNFTRVAQSVDAGVAYMTKDRKGKGLLLNMGLRPNLTLLTLAKHLRAGFLDTSSEDRALERATRRFDIRARDASVAAGRLSGGNQQKLMLGKTMESEPDIIIMDEPTRGIDVGTKQQIYHIIAALAAEGKAVIVISSELQEVIGLSHRVVVMRSGRIAGVLEGAEITEEEIMRYAAGIKQSGHDERISA
- a CDS encoding ABC transporter substrate-binding protein, which translates into the protein MKLFRAALLASALSLPLAAGAAYAATPADALVIAQNIDDIVALDPAQAYEFSAGEINANLYDKLVQYDAEDTTVLAPGLASEWTADEAAKSLTFTMRDGATFASGNPVRAEDVKFSFKRVVTLDLTPAFILTQLGWTPENIDEMVTVDGNTVTVKWTGDFASAFVLNVLAARPGAIVDEVLVMQNEVDGDMGNAWLNTNSAGSGPYVLTDYRPAELVRLTANETYWNGAPAMKQVLIRHVAEAATQQLLLTSGDVDLAKNLTPDQISGLGDGVKVETYPQAAVHFLSFNQKTESLTPPAVWEAARYLVDYDGMTETFLKGQMEKHQAFWPKGFPGSYDETPFTYDVEKAKQILADAGVETPINVTLDVINSAPFTDIAQSLQAGFSEAGINFEILPGTGAQVITKYRERTHQAMLLYWGPDFMDPHSNAKAFAYNSNNADDNYTATTTWRNAWAVPQEMNDEVNAALAEADQTVRNEMYVDLQKKVQAESPIVIMFQAALQIAMADNVEGYVNGSNSDFVYYRLVTKN